From Bradyrhizobium sp. NDS-1, the proteins below share one genomic window:
- a CDS encoding DUF3971 domain-containing protein, with protein sequence MAAVPAQGASRPVDGCGPGGAQSYDGRLYREAMARNKSPQDYNRDFDRRGGGQQPQEWDDADWDPDQEAAAGYRARRLLSRSNSGFHRVGDGFGALRRWLAADRWLKRFILVVGTLVVIFVGCFGALWWRLGAGPINLDIATPWLAAAIEDNIGHGNTVEIGGTQIERAGRIRIAVRIRDIVVRDRDHAVVASAPKAEVKLSGAGLLMGHLRAESLNLVDAELAIRIAPDGTVTVSAGDTTKPLATGVASKKEAGLPPTFPRAGVPPPPFVTQQPAGPEASQAAPQATAQSGILQGLDWLDSLSMTGLDGQNLNEIGLKNGNLIVDDQQRGSKWSFENITLSLRRPSRGGVTLSLGEEGARPWMLRATIGPAENGVRSVDIKADKVSTSNILLALRVKDLTYTADLPLTGELKGELGRDGVPTFFRGKIAVGAGNIIDTDTPDYPMAIDQAEINVEWDANRRVLVAPFKILSGANRLTLLAHLEPPNGTVNDWQLGFSGGSILLGGIDNEPPLVFNRIAIGFRFDTDHKRFLLTQADISNGEIGVAGTGAIDYSGEPRLTLGFAGTPMSASALKRMWPTLVVPELREWVIERIERGTLQRIEIGVNSPTKNLPRKGPPIPDDGLSVNIVASGVAVRPVDGMPVVHDADLKARVTGRTATVNISQGIADTPAGRKVTISDFVFEVPDMAPKPSPSRTKFRVEGPVPAAAEILSNDRLSDLSSTVVDPNTSKGTFTANIQLGLPVKGELTKSDTTYSVAADLNGFSADKLVMNQKLEANSLKIVANNGGYQVKGDVKINGQAASLDYRKPAEGDADVRLQATLDDASRARLGFDLGPAVSGSLPIKLSGKIAAGPDQTTKLGVEADLTSVKLDNILPGWVKLPGKSGKASFKVVPTAQSTRLEDIVVEGGGASIRGSLEVDANGDLMNVNFPIYSPSDGDKTSLKAERGQDGVIRGTMRGDVFDGRGFLKSAISGNSKDDSRNKMKNVDFDIDVKLGAVAGFNGEAMRSVDAKMSKRNGAIKAFTLSGKIGRDTPVAADLRGGRAQGSREVIYLQTNDAGALLRFTDTYTKAVGGQMVVAMEPPSSEPNTSREGLINVRDFTVKGEAQLERVAAGAPNGTGNGVSFSALRAEFTRQNGALTIRDGVVKGPMIGATIEGSIDYPGNQVCMSGTFVPMYGVNNIFGQIPLFGIFLGGGNNEGLIGVTYEVVGTPAAPVMRVNPISAMAPGLFRKIFEFNTGKQNSPFEEFPSQSNDGSTGSARQLSSGCSLARR encoded by the coding sequence ATGGCTGCAGTGCCGGCGCAGGGGGCTTCGCGTCCCGTGGACGGCTGTGGTCCCGGCGGCGCTCAATCCTACGACGGGCGCCTGTATCGAGAGGCAATGGCAAGGAATAAGTCGCCCCAGGATTACAATCGGGACTTCGATCGGCGTGGTGGCGGGCAACAACCGCAGGAATGGGACGACGCCGATTGGGACCCGGATCAGGAGGCGGCCGCGGGCTATCGCGCGCGCCGGTTGTTGTCGCGTTCCAATTCGGGCTTTCATCGCGTCGGTGACGGGTTTGGGGCGTTGCGCCGCTGGCTGGCCGCCGATCGCTGGCTGAAGCGTTTCATCCTCGTCGTCGGGACTCTCGTCGTCATCTTCGTCGGCTGTTTCGGTGCGCTCTGGTGGCGGCTCGGTGCAGGTCCGATCAATCTCGACATCGCAACGCCATGGCTGGCGGCCGCGATCGAGGACAACATCGGTCACGGCAACACGGTTGAGATCGGGGGCACCCAGATCGAGCGGGCCGGGCGGATCCGCATCGCCGTCCGCATCCGTGACATCGTCGTCCGCGACCGCGATCACGCCGTCGTTGCCAGCGCGCCCAAGGCCGAGGTGAAGCTGTCGGGTGCGGGTCTGCTGATGGGGCATCTGCGTGCAGAAAGCCTCAATCTCGTCGACGCGGAGCTCGCGATCCGCATCGCGCCCGATGGCACGGTCACGGTTTCGGCCGGTGACACCACGAAGCCACTGGCAACGGGCGTGGCCTCCAAGAAAGAGGCGGGCCTGCCGCCCACATTCCCCCGCGCAGGCGTTCCGCCGCCGCCCTTCGTCACGCAGCAGCCTGCAGGCCCGGAGGCGTCCCAGGCGGCGCCTCAGGCAACCGCGCAGAGCGGAATCCTGCAGGGCCTCGACTGGCTCGACAGCCTGAGCATGACCGGCCTCGACGGCCAGAATCTCAACGAGATCGGTTTGAAGAACGGGAATCTGATCGTCGACGATCAGCAGCGCGGCAGCAAATGGTCGTTCGAGAACATCACGCTCAGCCTGCGCCGCCCGAGCCGCGGCGGCGTTACGCTGAGCCTGGGCGAGGAGGGCGCACGCCCGTGGATGCTGCGCGCCACGATCGGGCCGGCCGAGAACGGCGTGCGCTCGGTCGACATCAAGGCCGACAAGGTCTCGACCTCCAACATCCTGCTGGCGCTGCGGGTCAAGGACCTCACCTATACGGCCGATCTGCCGCTGACGGGCGAGCTCAAAGGCGAACTCGGCCGCGATGGCGTGCCGACATTCTTCCGCGGCAAGATCGCGGTCGGCGCGGGCAACATCATCGACACCGACACGCCCGACTATCCGATGGCGATCGACCAGGCCGAGATCAACGTCGAGTGGGACGCCAATCGCCGGGTGCTGGTCGCACCGTTCAAGATCCTGTCGGGTGCGAACCGTCTGACGCTTCTGGCCCATCTCGAGCCGCCCAACGGCACCGTCAATGACTGGCAGCTCGGCTTCAGTGGCGGTTCGATCCTGCTCGGCGGTATCGACAACGAGCCGCCGCTCGTCTTCAACCGCATTGCGATCGGCTTCCGTTTCGACACCGACCACAAGCGCTTCCTGCTGACGCAAGCCGACATCAGCAATGGCGAGATCGGCGTCGCCGGCACCGGCGCCATCGACTATTCGGGCGAGCCGCGCCTGACGCTGGGCTTTGCGGGAACGCCGATGTCGGCCTCTGCGCTGAAGCGGATGTGGCCGACGCTGGTCGTTCCAGAGTTGCGCGAATGGGTGATCGAGCGGATCGAGCGCGGTACGCTTCAGCGCATCGAGATCGGCGTCAATTCGCCGACGAAGAACCTTCCACGCAAGGGCCCGCCCATTCCCGACGACGGCCTGTCGGTCAACATCGTGGCGAGCGGCGTCGCGGTCCGTCCCGTGGACGGCATGCCGGTCGTGCATGATGCCGATTTGAAGGCGCGCGTAACCGGGCGCACCGCGACCGTGAATATCAGCCAGGGCATTGCCGATACGCCCGCCGGCCGCAAGGTCACGATTTCCGATTTCGTGTTCGAAGTGCCTGACATGGCGCCCAAGCCGTCGCCGTCGCGGACTAAATTCCGCGTCGAGGGTCCGGTGCCCGCGGCGGCTGAAATACTCTCCAATGATCGCTTGAGCGATCTGTCGTCGACCGTCGTCGATCCCAACACCAGCAAGGGGACATTCACGGCGAACATCCAGCTCGGACTGCCGGTCAAGGGTGAGCTGACCAAGTCTGACACGACCTATTCCGTGGCGGCCGACCTCAACGGCTTCTCGGCCGACAAGCTGGTGATGAACCAGAAGCTGGAGGCCAACAGCCTCAAGATCGTCGCGAACAACGGGGGGTATCAGGTCAAGGGCGACGTCAAGATCAACGGGCAGGCGGCTTCGCTCGATTATCGCAAGCCGGCCGAAGGCGATGCGGACGTCAGACTGCAGGCGACGCTGGACGATGCGAGCCGGGCGCGCTTGGGATTCGATCTCGGCCCTGCCGTCAGCGGATCGTTGCCGATCAAGCTGTCGGGCAAGATCGCCGCAGGTCCCGACCAGACGACGAAGCTCGGCGTCGAGGCCGACCTGACATCGGTCAAGCTCGACAATATCCTGCCGGGCTGGGTCAAGCTGCCGGGGAAATCGGGCAAGGCCAGCTTCAAGGTGGTGCCGACGGCGCAATCGACGCGGCTGGAGGACATCGTCGTTGAAGGCGGCGGCGCCTCGATCAGGGGCTCGCTCGAGGTCGACGCGAACGGCGACCTCATGAACGTGAACTTCCCGATCTATTCGCCGTCCGACGGCGACAAGACGTCGTTGAAGGCCGAGCGTGGTCAGGACGGCGTCATCAGGGGCACCATGCGCGGCGACGTGTTCGATGGCCGCGGTTTCCTGAAGTCGGCGATCTCAGGCAATTCCAAGGACGATTCCAGGAACAAGATGAAGAACGTCGATTTCGACATCGACGTGAAGCTCGGTGCCGTCGCCGGTTTCAATGGCGAGGCGATGCGCAGCGTCGATGCCAAGATGTCGAAGCGCAACGGCGCCATCAAGGCCTTTACCCTGAGCGGCAAGATCGGCCGCGATACGCCGGTGGCCGCCGACCTGCGCGGCGGGCGTGCGCAGGGCAGCCGCGAGGTGATCTACCTCCAGACCAACGATGCCGGCGCGCTGCTGCGCTTCACCGACACCTACACCAAGGCGGTCGGCGGCCAGATGGTGGTGGCGATGGAGCCGCCGTCGTCGGAGCCGAACACCTCGCGCGAGGGCCTGATCAACGTCCGCGACTTCACGGTGAAGGGCGAGGCGCAGCTCGAACGCGTCGCCGCCGGCGCGCCCAACGGCACCGGCAACGGCGTCTCCTTCAGCGCGCTCCGCGCCGAGTTCACCCGGCAGAACGGCGCGCTCACGATCCGCGACGGCGTGGTCAAGGGCCCGATGATCGGCGCCACCATCGAGGGATCGATCGACTATCCCGGCAACCAGGTCTGCATGAGCGGCACCTTCGTCCCGATGTATGGCGTCAACAACATCTTCGGCCAGATTCCGCTGTTCGGCATCTTCCTGGGTGGCGGCAACAATGAAGGGTTGATCGGCGTGACCTATGAGGTGGTCGGCACGCCGGCGGCGCCGGTGATGCGCGTCAATCCGATCTCGGCGATGGCGCCCGGCCTGTTCCGCAAGATCTTCGAGTTCAACACCGGCAAGCAGAATTCGCCGTTCGAGGAATTCCCCTCGCAGTCGAACGACGGCTCGACCGGCTCGGCACGCCAGTTGTCGAGCGGCTGCAGCCTGGCGCGGCGGTAA
- a CDS encoding peroxiredoxin: protein MSKKSRTKLSKTPSGSPTAKKKALKARASTQTSSAKTQRTPAGKSTGSLAKAGSHKAASKQLNSSKSASAPASAKSGPAEGTKAPAFRLPRDGGEMVTLADYAGQKLVLFFYPRADTPGCTREAIDFTRLAGAFAAAGTAVLGISADPLKAQEKFRNKHDLGVPLLSDEQHEVLEAYGAWGEKSMYGKSFFGILRTTVLIGTDGKVAKVWRNVRVDGHADAVLKAARSL, encoded by the coding sequence ATGTCCAAGAAATCCCGAACGAAATTGTCCAAAACGCCCTCCGGCAGTCCGACGGCTAAAAAGAAGGCCCTGAAAGCACGGGCATCGACTCAAACAAGCTCCGCGAAAACGCAACGGACACCGGCAGGCAAATCAACCGGGAGCTTGGCAAAAGCAGGATCACATAAGGCCGCATCGAAACAGTTAAATTCCTCCAAATCGGCATCCGCGCCCGCAAGCGCGAAATCGGGTCCCGCCGAGGGCACCAAGGCCCCCGCCTTCCGCCTGCCCCGCGACGGCGGCGAGATGGTCACGTTGGCCGACTATGCCGGCCAAAAGCTGGTCCTGTTCTTCTACCCGCGCGCCGATACCCCCGGCTGCACCCGGGAGGCGATCGATTTCACCCGCCTGGCTGGCGCTTTCGCGGCTGCCGGCACCGCCGTGCTCGGGATCTCAGCCGATCCGTTAAAGGCCCAGGAGAAGTTCCGCAACAAGCACGATCTCGGAGTCCCGCTGCTTTCGGACGAGCAACACGAGGTGCTCGAAGCCTATGGCGCCTGGGGCGAAAAGTCCATGTATGGCAAGAGCTTCTTCGGAATTCTTCGCACCACGGTGCTGATCGGGACTGATGGCAAAGTGGCCAAGGTCTGGCGGAATGTCCGGGTCGACGGACATGCCGACGCGGTGCTGAAAGCGGCAAGAAGTCTTTAA
- a CDS encoding peptidoglycan DD-metalloendopeptidase family protein, with protein sequence MSKSSAQYSQYPQHHPHDHGRAFQRRPAVAAAAAIPLPATDDAYTIVHAGKQVRFGPVVFWIVVGTVVLLGLWSAATATYFAFRDDVLTRLIARQAEMQYAYEDRIAELRAKVDRTTSRQLLDQEQFDQKLDQIMKRQTALESRATALGAMPDVTGSIPRVPPQRGDASQSTPKPSPISDTVIFVAPPDREARLESRAPAVSGPPTSQFAKNQGFDNVLVRLTTSLDQVERRQMATLSAVEESMDSRMRRMRGVVSDLGLNLAHLEAAVPRAAMGGPFVPVKLTANAGPFEKQLNRINITRAEMDRLNRTLALVPYRKPVIGEVEFTSGFGVRSDPFLGRPAMHTGLDFRAASGDPVRATAYGKVVSAGWSGGYGRMVEVDHGNGLSTRYGHLSEINVKVGETVKIGQVIGLAGSTGRSTGPHLHYETRIEGEAVDPQKFLRAGVRLSAG encoded by the coding sequence ATGTCGAAAAGTTCTGCCCAATACTCGCAGTACCCCCAACATCATCCTCACGACCACGGACGGGCCTTCCAACGCCGGCCTGCTGTCGCAGCAGCCGCAGCGATCCCCCTTCCCGCGACCGACGACGCCTACACCATCGTCCACGCCGGCAAACAGGTCCGCTTCGGGCCCGTGGTGTTCTGGATCGTGGTCGGTACGGTGGTGCTGCTCGGTCTCTGGTCGGCGGCGACCGCCACTTATTTTGCTTTCCGTGACGACGTCCTGACCCGGCTGATCGCGCGCCAGGCCGAGATGCAATACGCTTATGAAGATCGCATTGCCGAGCTGCGCGCCAAGGTCGACCGCACCACCAGCCGCCAACTGCTCGACCAGGAACAGTTCGACCAGAAGCTCGACCAGATCATGAAGCGGCAGACGGCGCTGGAGTCCCGGGCCACGGCGCTCGGGGCCATGCCCGACGTCACCGGCTCGATTCCCCGGGTGCCCCCACAGCGCGGCGATGCGAGTCAGAGCACGCCAAAACCCTCGCCGATCAGCGACACCGTGATCTTCGTGGCACCGCCGGACCGCGAGGCGCGGCTCGAATCGCGCGCGCCGGCCGTCTCTGGCCCGCCGACCAGCCAATTCGCCAAGAACCAGGGCTTCGACAACGTCCTCGTCCGGCTCACGACCTCGCTCGACCAGGTCGAGCGTCGCCAGATGGCGACGCTCAGCGCAGTCGAGGAAAGCATGGATTCACGCATGCGCCGGATGCGCGGCGTCGTCAGCGATCTCGGCCTCAATCTCGCCCATCTCGAAGCCGCCGTGCCGCGCGCGGCGATGGGCGGGCCGTTCGTGCCCGTCAAACTGACGGCCAATGCCGGACCATTCGAGAAGCAGCTCAACCGCATCAACATCACGCGGGCCGAGATGGATCGTCTCAATCGAACGCTGGCGCTGGTGCCTTACCGCAAGCCCGTCATCGGCGAGGTCGAGTTCACCTCCGGCTTTGGCGTCCGCAGCGATCCCTTCCTCGGACGGCCCGCGATGCATACCGGGCTCGACTTCCGCGCCGCCAGCGGCGATCCGGTTCGCGCCACCGCCTACGGCAAGGTGGTCTCCGCCGGCTGGTCCGGCGGTTACGGCCGCATGGTCGAGGTCGACCACGGCAACGGGCTTTCGACCCGCTACGGCCATCTCTCCGAGATCAACGTCAAGGTCGGCGAGACCGTGAAGATCGGCCAGGTCATCGGTCTCGCGGGATCGACCGGCCGTTCCACCGGGCCGCATCTGCATTATGAGACCCGCATCGAAGGCGAAGCGGTCGATCCGCAGAAGTTCCTGCGCGCCGGCGTACGCCTCAGCGCGGGCTAG
- a CDS encoding DMT family transporter yields the protein MPPSDNRIDARDWSLLAVLSILWGGSFFFNGAALRELPPLTLVFLRVLLGAAILVPLLRVRGIGFPKSMSGWTPFVVIGLLNNVIPFSLIVIGQTFIPSGLASILNATTPLFTVLVMAAAGEETLQMRRVAGVALGLAGVIILRGWGLETRTGQGLGILLCLGGAFSYGFAAPAARRLLKDAAPLGTATFQLMASTVMMAVVAGAVEQPWRLPMPGLATWLAVLGLAALSTALAYIVFFQVLRRSGASNVVLVTLLIPVTAILLGWLVLGEPISMREIVGAIVIGSALLVIDGRLANLLRHGR from the coding sequence ATGCCCCCAAGCGACAACAGGATCGACGCGCGCGACTGGTCGCTGCTCGCTGTGCTCTCGATCCTCTGGGGCGGCTCGTTCTTCTTCAACGGCGCCGCGTTGCGAGAGCTGCCGCCACTGACGCTGGTGTTCCTGCGCGTCCTGCTCGGCGCGGCCATTCTCGTGCCGTTGCTGCGCGTCCGGGGGATCGGTTTTCCCAAGAGCATGTCGGGTTGGACGCCATTCGTTGTCATCGGCCTGCTCAACAATGTCATCCCGTTCTCGCTGATCGTGATCGGCCAGACGTTCATTCCGAGCGGACTGGCCTCGATCCTGAATGCGACGACGCCGCTGTTCACCGTTCTGGTGATGGCGGCAGCGGGCGAGGAGACCTTGCAGATGCGCCGCGTGGCCGGCGTGGCGCTCGGCCTTGCGGGCGTGATCATCCTGCGCGGATGGGGCCTCGAGACAAGGACCGGGCAGGGGCTCGGCATCCTGCTTTGTCTTGGCGGCGCCTTCAGCTACGGATTCGCCGCACCGGCAGCGCGGCGATTGCTCAAGGACGCAGCCCCGCTCGGCACGGCGACGTTTCAGCTGATGGCGTCGACCGTGATGATGGCGGTCGTCGCCGGTGCTGTGGAGCAGCCTTGGCGTCTGCCGATGCCGGGGCTTGCGACCTGGCTTGCGGTGCTTGGCCTCGCGGCCCTGTCGACGGCGCTCGCTTACATCGTCTTCTTCCAGGTCCTGCGGCGTTCGGGCGCCAGCAACGTCGTGCTGGTGACGCTGCTCATCCCCGTCACCGCCATTCTATTGGGATGGCTGGTACTGGGAGAGCCGATCTCGATGCGCGAGATCGTGGGCGCCATAGTCATCGGCAGCGCGCTGCTGGTGATCGACGGGCGTCTTGCGAATCTGCTGCGCCACGGCAGGTAG
- a CDS encoding DUF3551 domain-containing protein: MMEGRMRLALLIGFLLMGLSSAAQAGRDYPWCVFGGHAGPPGECMYETREQCLASASGRWTSYCDLNPLVRFQQQAPRPPACDSRGRRCPPKS, encoded by the coding sequence ATGATGGAGGGTCGAATGCGCCTCGCTTTGCTCATTGGGTTTCTGCTGATGGGACTTTCTTCAGCAGCACAGGCCGGCCGCGACTATCCCTGGTGTGTCTTCGGTGGCCATGCTGGCCCTCCCGGCGAGTGCATGTACGAGACGAGAGAGCAGTGCCTGGCGTCGGCATCCGGGCGGTGGACCAGCTATTGTGATCTCAATCCGCTCGTGAGATTCCAGCAGCAGGCGCCGCGCCCGCCAGCGTGTGATTCCCGTGGACGCCGATGCCCCCCGAAATCGTGA
- a CDS encoding NAD(P)-dependent oxidoreductase: protein MPRVAFIGLGRMGHGMAGRYLDAGFTVTLWNRSKAKAADLIARGAHWATSPEDAAIDADAVVTMVADDEASRAVWLGPNGAAKTAKSGTIAVECSTVSYDHAREMGRELNARGLIYIDCPVTGLPDAAASGKLTLLVGADPADLERARPYLEPIGSTIRHFGAVGSGTVYKLINNLMGAIQIAGLAEGLAIAEQAGLDMNLVLESIQAGVAASPQVARHSKRMVARDFSGATFTSALRHKDAAYAVRLAESLLADKPLVARAAVESYAQAKAAMPDDDEGRMIELVSRPKKPS from the coding sequence ATGCCCCGGGTCGCCTTCATCGGGCTTGGGCGGATGGGCCACGGTATGGCCGGCCGCTATCTCGACGCCGGCTTCACCGTGACGCTGTGGAATCGCAGCAAGGCCAAGGCTGCTGACCTGATCGCGCGCGGCGCGCACTGGGCGACCTCGCCTGAGGACGCTGCGATCGACGCCGACGCCGTCGTGACCATGGTGGCCGATGACGAAGCCTCCCGCGCGGTCTGGCTCGGGCCGAACGGCGCAGCCAAGACCGCGAAATCAGGCACCATCGCGGTAGAATGCTCGACTGTCTCTTATGACCACGCCCGCGAGATGGGCCGCGAGCTGAACGCGCGCGGGCTGATCTACATCGACTGCCCGGTGACTGGCTTGCCCGACGCGGCCGCCAGCGGAAAGCTGACGCTGCTGGTCGGCGCCGATCCGGCCGATCTCGAACGCGCGCGGCCTTATCTCGAACCGATCGGCTCGACCATCCGCCATTTCGGCGCGGTCGGCTCCGGCACGGTCTACAAGCTCATCAACAACCTGATGGGCGCGATCCAGATCGCTGGGCTTGCCGAGGGCCTTGCGATCGCCGAGCAGGCCGGGCTCGACATGAACCTGGTGCTGGAATCGATCCAGGCGGGCGTTGCCGCAAGCCCGCAGGTCGCGCGCCATTCCAAGCGCATGGTTGCCCGCGACTTCAGCGGCGCGACCTTCACATCGGCGCTGCGGCACAAAGATGCCGCCTATGCGGTGAGGCTCGCGGAGAGCCTGCTGGCGGACAAGCCGCTGGTCGCGCGCGCCGCGGTGGAGTCTTACGCGCAGGCGAAGGCTGCGATGCCGGACGATGATGAAGGCAGGATGATCGAGCTGGTGTCGCGGCCGAAGAAGCCGTCCTAG
- the prfB gene encoding peptide chain release factor 2 (programmed frameshift): MRAEIERLVEEIKQSVGLLRRHLDVEKSTARLAELNKLAEDPNLWNDPQKAQKLMQERTSLEDSLGGIGKVEQELEDDIGMIELGEAEGDAGVVAEAEAALKNLKKEVARRELEALLSGEADRFDSYLEVHAGAGGTESQDWAQMLLRMYTRWAETHGFKVEFLEESEGEEAGIKSATIQVSGHNAYGWLKTEAGVHRLVRISPFDSNARRHTSFSSVQVFPVIDDSIKIDIKESDVRVDTMRSGGAGGQHVNKTESAVRLTHIPTGVAVVCQAGRSQHKNRAQAWDMLRARLYEIELKKREEKAAADQAAKTDIGWGHQIRSYVLQPYQMVKDLRTGVQTSDTSGVLNGELDDFMAATLAQRAFGTTGADIEDVD, encoded by the exons ATGCGCGCCGAAATCGAACGGTTGGTAGAAGAGATCAAGCAGTCAGTCGGGCTGCTGAGGAGGCATCTT GACGTCGAGAAATCGACGGCGCGCCTCGCTGAACTGAACAAGCTCGCAGAAGATCCCAACCTCTGGAACGATCCCCAGAAGGCCCAGAAGCTGATGCAGGAGCGCACCTCGCTCGAGGACTCGCTTGGCGGCATCGGCAAGGTCGAGCAGGAGCTCGAAGACGATATCGGCATGATCGAGCTCGGCGAGGCCGAGGGCGATGCCGGCGTCGTCGCTGAAGCCGAAGCCGCGCTGAAGAACCTGAAGAAGGAGGTCGCGCGGCGCGAGCTCGAGGCGCTGCTGTCGGGCGAGGCCGATCGTTTCGATTCCTATCTCGAAGTCCATGCCGGTGCCGGCGGCACGGAGAGCCAGGACTGGGCGCAGATGCTGCTGCGCATGTACACGCGCTGGGCTGAAACCCATGGCTTCAAGGTCGAGTTCCTGGAAGAGTCCGAGGGCGAAGAGGCGGGCATCAAGTCCGCGACGATCCAGGTCTCCGGCCACAACGCCTATGGCTGGCTGAAGACCGAAGCTGGCGTGCACCGCCTGGTGCGCATCTCGCCGTTCGATTCCAATGCGCGTCGGCACACCTCGTTCTCGAGCGTGCAGGTGTTTCCCGTCATCGACGACAGCATCAAGATCGACATCAAGGAATCCGACGTCCGCGTCGACACCATGCGTTCGGGCGGTGCCGGCGGCCAGCACGTCAACAAGACCGAATCCGCGGTGCGCCTGACCCATATTCCGACCGGCGTCGCGGTGGTCTGCCAGGCCGGCCGCTCCCAGCACAAGAACCGGGCGCAGGCCTGGGACATGCTGCGCGCGCGCCTCTACGAGATCGAGCTGAAGAAGCGCGAGGAGAAGGCCGCCGCCGACCAGGCCGCCAAGACCGATATCGGCTGGGGCCACCAGATCCGCTCCTATGTGCTCCAGCCCTACCAGATGGTGAAAGACCTGCGCACGGGCGTGCAGACCTCCGACACGTCGGGCGTTCTCAATGGTGAGCTCGACGACTTCATGGCCGCGACGTTGGCACAACGGGCCTTCGGGACCACGGGCGCGGATATCGAGGACGTGGACTGA